The stretch of DNA CGTTGCAGCCAAAGGAGTATTTCCGACATACGCGTAGCGGTTCCAAGTTTGTGGATTTTCCATAGTCACTGCGCCCAGCCCGGCTGGGTCTGGCGAGATCCATCGCCCTTGCCGCGGAGCATATTCACGGAACGTGAAATCGTACAACCCACCCACGGTAGTCGTCGTATCTTGCGTCTGCCCGGTGAAGCTCAAATCTTTCGTTCCCGTACCGTTGTAGTCTTCGCCAAAAGGCGCATAGGCGCCGTCATAAAACTTGATGCGCCCCGGCAAGGTGGTGGCCAGACCTGAACTGCCCAGCCAGTTCGGATGCCGCCAGTAGTTGGTCAAGCTTCCTGGCCGGTGAACGAACGTCCCGCCTCCAGGCAAGGGCTCGAACGATTGAATTTCAGTCTGTCCGTTCATCAGTGCCAGCTTGCCGGTT from Terriglobales bacterium encodes:
- a CDS encoding RHS repeat-associated core domain-containing protein produces the protein MPAGGTGIGFAPGYDAANHYLGVSYTAGNPQNDGAHAYTWDPNWGSALSIDSTTLVYDAMGRTVEQQNGTTFTEVMYGPTGKLALMNGQTEIQSFEPLPGGGTFVHRPGSLTNYWRHPNWLGSSGLATTLPGRIKFYDGAYAPFGEDYNGTGTKDLSFTGQTQDTTTTVGGLYDFTFREYAPRQGRWISPDPAGLGAVTMENPQTWNRYAYVGNTPLAAT